One part of the Gossypium raimondii isolate GPD5lz chromosome 1, ASM2569854v1, whole genome shotgun sequence genome encodes these proteins:
- the LOC105785327 gene encoding transcriptional activator DEMETER encodes MNFGEDFSIPQGKEFEFTGSWIPVTPQKPIPTGSNPIQVSGQGNQFGKENWQEFGGFPTGYVQDILNNNGVAHSFNQDQYFGSINLAKNNRMINNIAGSYRLVLQNESSSWNDHTWANLLATRNAADGFASANRIASLGSGNTLPIPSLHSQEDNWRRCSSHQSSSSHFMRNTDGFLQMPQYGFPIPSMPVCNLNSPARTEFGAPSHFNTSFQSLLATPDQTEKTRNQNPAADENSVSEKEQESLIVCNKKQFSQQNRDLLQNIVDSSSVIISAPMEEKDSERGSVQGIDLNKTPQQKPPKRRKHRPKVIVEGKPKRTPKPTTTANVNSKDNPSGKRKYVRRKGLTEPATQHADPTKASDSTVGTPVKRKYVHKKSLKEPADELIDSANKSACDAGITIRGKCMHETNQKEPATPQGDCIRDSDPSPVCAPRSCRRALNFDLENTGNGSLAGILNHQEMLSSKSSESRSMGFSSVGNGGFKTRFTTQSNQQSGLAVENLQLQAECSHSPFLKKMMPIDYMSLPGITAATASRLQAKELMENVNVMARNANMYDVDLNQNSYRNGYTSAQQAIQFVSQRRNWENIDGTKEFMFEGHPQSVATVLTNSNEGRGSKRDHYHAIEQGQFSTAGTMSSLLSQAIFQADEGYRNGYSNEAAFPQVSKRRVIEDEFHAYKYGMKCSVSHAAGLLQTKGTNDVNAGQFTSLRDCGTSDPHVRSDNIDRRKGGVFSQLTGNRYVNSTAGDLTSSKQNILSQLHSGIEKVGNINGLALVHNLATIENRNLLLPTTPEKVSTPRTGLVGQTFHTNVSENKKREPGLPRNVPSRVGKMVQEKKQVSENQQSTKARGPSAKHVSLNPVEEMINRFKGLTLEEKNNKPKAELQNALVLYNGAGTVVPYEGFESIKKKVRPRVDLDPETNRVWNLLMGKEGEDTEGTDKEKWWEEERRVFHGRVDSFIARMHLVQGDRRFSKWKGSVVDSVIGVFLTQNVSDHLSSSAFMSLAAKFPLKSSCKGDCNAERTTILIEEPEVCELNSVETIKWHEKPFRHQLDSQSSMTPNRSTDYLRNSEYSGIERTSFMGTYSQSLEEEVLSSQGSFDSSVIQANGGIRTYSGSYSETEDPTMSCKFLSIHGSTLDQIENSASVEEFYHCASGSSQLHEGIKYKQSEVTEEGQTSRLERTENLKWSSSFNQDNNFRNQQFRVQAFGASSHPLHMTLESEPWEGEGLEPFREECMSSWASTASGLNKPKQPGQNGGKIMVQHNGQPISQDMATTTLNTLSGEHIMHQKEVHTRSNQLCNNHQEKRKDFQSESASVTMPPTTDAVTKMQKSTSLSAANTHKLTERPSDIERMTASAKDKATENREVQSNAKEPMHSSENQLGENSSLKPKRRKAQEGKKNATDWDQLRKQVQANGLKKERSKDTMDSLDYEAMRNANVNEISNTIKERGMNNMLAERIKDFLNRLVRDHESIDLEWLRDVPPDKAKDYLLSIRGLGLKSVECVRLLTLHHLAFPVDTNVGRIAVRLGWVPLQPLPESLQLHLLELYPILESIQKYLWPRLCKLDQYTLYELHYQMITFGKVFCTKSKPNCNACPMRGECRHFASAFASARFALPGPEERSITSSTAPMISETNPTRAVNQIPLPPPVHNLLKVGPNVGNNEPIIEEPATPEPEHAEGSESDIEDACYDDPDEIPTIKLNIEEFTANLQHYMQGNMELQEGDLSKALVALNPNAASIPTPKLKNVSRLRTEHYVYELPDKHPLLKQMEKREPDDPSPYLLAIWTPGETANSIQPPEQSCGSQEPGRLCNEKTCFACNSVREANTETVRGTILIPCRTAMRGSFPLNGTYFQVNEVFADHDSSLNPVDVPREWIWNLPRRTVYFGTSVSSIFKGLSTEGIQYCFWKGFVCVRGFDQKTRAPRPLMARLHFPASKLAKMKTENNK; translated from the exons ATGAATTTTGGTGAAGATTTTTCAATTCCACAGGGAAAAGAATTCGAGTTTACGGGTTCTTGGATACCGGTAACCCCACAAAAGCCTATCCCAACAGGATCGAATCCGATCCAGGTGAGTGGCCAAGGGAACCAGTTTGGAAAGGAAAATTGGCAGGAATTTGGTGGATTTCCTACGGGATATGTTCAAGATATCCTAAATAACAATGGAGTTGCTCACAGTTTCAACCAGGATCAGTATTTTGGCAGCATAAATTTAGCAAAGAATAACAGGATGATCAATAACATTGCAGGTTCTTATAGACTTGTTCTTCAAAATGAAAGCTCGAGTTGGAATGATCATACCTGGGCAAATCTTCTGGCAACCAGAAATGCCGCAGATGGTTTTGCCTCTGCAAACAGAATCGCCAGCTTAGGCAGCGGTAATACACTGCCAATTCCGAGTTTGCATTCTCAAGAAGATAACTGGAGACGTTGCAGCTCACACCAATCCTCAAGTTCACACTTCATGAGAAATACCGACGGCTTCCTCCAGATGCCGCAAT ATGGATTTCCAATACCTTCTATGCCAGTCTGCAATTTAAACTCACCGGCAAGGACAGAATTCGGTGCACCCTCTCATTTCAACACCTCATTTCAATCCTTGCTAGCAACACCAGATCAAACAGAGAAGACAAGGAATCAAAATCCTGCAGCAGACGAAAACTCAGTTTCTGAAAAGGAGCAGGAAAGTTTAATTGTATGCAATAAAAAGCAATTTTCTCAACAGAACCGTGATCTCTTACAGAATATTGTCGATTCATCATCTGTGATCATTTCAGCACCAATGGAGGAAAAGGACTCTGAAAGGGGAAGTGTCCAAGGTATAGATCTGAATAAGACTCCCCAGCAAAAACCACCTAAACGAAGAAAACACAGGCCCAAGGTTATTGTGGAAGGCAAACCCAAAAGAACTCCAAAGCCGACCACTACAGCAAACGTCAACTCCAAGGACAACCCAAGTGGGAAGAGGAAGTATGTACGCAGGAAAGGTCTGACAGAACCAGCAACTCAACATGCAGATCCAACAAAGGCGTCTGACTCAACTGTTGGAACTCCAGTGAAGAGGAAGTATGTACACAAGAAAAGCCTGAAAGAACCAGCCGATGAACTGATAGATTCTGCAAACAAATCTGCTTGTGATGCTGGGATAACTATTAGGGGGAAATGCATGCACGAGACCAACCAGAAAGAACCAGCAACTCCGCAAGGAGATTGCATAAGGGACTCTGATCCTAGTCCCGTTTGTGCTCCAAGATCCTGCAGAAGAGCATTGAATTTTGACTTGGAAAACACTGGAAATGGAAGTCTGGCTGGTATACTTAATCACCAAGAGATGCTCAGTAGTAAGTCGTCTGAATCTCGCTCCATGGGATTTTCCAGTGTAGGAAATGGTGGGTTTAAAACAAGATTCACTACACAGTCTAATCAACAGAGTGGATTGGCTGTGGAAAACCTACAACTACAAGCTGAATGTAGTCACTCCCCCTTCTTGAAGAAAATGATGCCAATTGATTACATGTCCCTGCCAGGTATCACAGCTGCTACAGCCTCCCGACTTCAAGCAAAGGAGCTGATGGAAAATGTAAATGTCATGGCAAGGAATGCAAACATGTACGACGTTGATTTGAACCAAAATAGCTACAGAAATGGGTACACTTCCGCACAGCAAGCTATCCAATTTGTTTCACAAAGAAGAAACTGGGAAAATATTGATGGAACCAAGGAATTCATGTTTGAAGGACACCCTCAGTCAGTAGCAACAGTTTTGACCAACTCTAATGAAGGTAGGGGATCCAAGAGAGATCACTATCATGCCATTGAGCAGGGACAATTCAGCACAGCAGGTACAATGAGTTCCTTGCTATCCCAAGCGATATTCCAAGCGGATGAAGGTTATAGAAATGGCTACAGTAATGAGGCAGCTTTTCCCCAGGTTTCGAAAAGAAGGGTAATTGAGGATGAATTCCATGCATATAAGTATGGAATGAAGTGTTCAGTGTCACATGCTGCAGGACTACTTCAAACAAAAGGCACAAATGATGTTAATGCGGGACAATTTACATCACTGAGAGATTGTGGAACATCTGATCCCCATGTTCGAAGTGATAACATAGACAGGAGAAAAGGTGGCGTGTTTAGCCAACTCACAGGGAACAGGTATGTAAACTCTACAGCTGGTGATCTGACTTCttcaaagcaaaatattttGTCCCAACTGCATTCAGGCATCGAAAAAGTAGGAAACATAAATGGGTTAGCTCTAGTCCATAACTTAGCCACAATTGAGAACCGCAATCTTCTTCTACCAACCACCCCTGAGAAGGTCTCTACACCTCGAACTGGATTGGTTGGCCAAACATTCCATACCAATGTTtcagaaaacaagaaaagagaACCTGGTCTGCCCAGAAATGTTCCATCCAGAGTTGGAAAGATGGtgcaagaaaagaaacaagtgtCTGAGAACCAGCAGTCCACCAAAGCAAGAG GGCCATCAGCAAAACATGTATCTCTCAATCCAGTCGAGGAGATGATTAATAGATTCAAGGGTCTCACTCTTGAAGAAAAGAACAACAAACCCAAGGCAGAACTGCAGAATGCACTTGTTCTATACAATGGAGCTGGAACAGTTGTCCCTTATGAGGGGTTTGAGTCTATCAAGAAAAAAGTACGACCTAGAGTAGACCTTGATCCAGAGACAAATAGGGTATGGAATTTGTTGATGGGAAAGGAGGGAGAAGACACTGAAGGAACAGATAAGGAAAAATGGTGGGAAGAAGAAAGGAGAGTTTTTCATGGCAGAGTTGATTCATTTATAGCAAGAATGCATCTTGTACAAG GAGATAGGCGCTTCTCAAAATGGAAGGGATCTGTGGTGGATTCTGTAATAGGAGTCTTCCTAACCCAAAATGTTTCCGACCACCTGTCAAG CTCTGCCTTCATGTCTCTAGCAGCAAAGTTTCCTTTGAAGTCATCATGCAAAGGAGACTGCAATGCGGAGAGAACAACAATACTAATTGAAGAACCAGAAGTTTGTGAACTGAATTCAGTAGAAACCATCAAATGGCATGAAAAGCCATTCAGGCATCAACTTGACAGCCAAAGCTCCATGACTCCCAACAGGTCAACAGATTACCTGAGGAACAGTGAGTATTCAGGTATAGAGAGAACAAGCTTTATGGGAACATATAGTCAAAGCTTGGAGGAAGAAGTGCTATCATCGCAAGGTTCTTTTGATTCCTCAGTTATTCAAGCAAATGGAGGAATTAGAACCTACTCAGGCTCCTACTCAGAAACAGAAGATCCTACTATGAGCTGCAAATTCCTCAGCATTCATGGTTCAACTCTTGACCAGATAGAGAACAGTGCCTCAGTTGAGGAATTTTACCATTGTGCAAGTGGGAGCTCACAACTTCATGaaggaataaaatataaacagtCAGAAGTTACAGAAGAGGGGCAGACATCAAGGCTGGAAAGAACAGAGAATCTCAAATGGTCTTCCTCATTCAATCAAGATAACAATTTTAGAAATCAACAATTTCGGGTACAAGCGTTTGGAGCGAGCAGCCATCCCCTACACATGACTTTGGAGTCTGAACCATGGGAAGGAGAAGGCCTTGAACCTTTCAGAGAAGAGTGCATGTCTTCCTGGGCTTCAACTGCTTCTGGACTCAACAAGCCAAAACAACCAGGTCAAAATGGAGGTAAAATCATGGTCCAACACAATGGACAACCAATAAGTCAAGATATGGCCACAACAACCTTGAATACCTTATCAGGTGAGCACATAATGCACCAAAAAGAAGTCCATACTAGAAGTAATCAACTTTGCAACAATcatcaagaaaagaggaaggACTTCCAATCAGAAAGTGCATCAGTCACAATGCCTCCAACCACTGATGCAGTCACTAAGATGCAGAAAAGTACCTCATTATCTGCTGCAAATACCCACAAGCTCACAGAAAGACCTTCTGATATTGAAAGGATGACTGCATCAGCTAAGGACAAAGCTACAGAAAACAGAGAGGTTCAATCCAATGCAAAGGAACCAATGCATTCTTCTGAAAACCAGCTTGGAGAAAATAGCAGCTTAAAGCCCAAAAGAAGAAAGGCTcaggaagggaaaaaaaatgcAACTGACTGGGACCAGTTGCGGAAACAGGTGCAGGCCAATGgtttaaaaaaggaaagaagcaAAGATACCATGGATTCCCTGGATTATGAAGCAATGAGAAATGCTAATGTTAATGAGATTTCTAACACCATCAAAGAGAGAGGGATGAACAACATGTTAGCAGAACGAATCAAG GATTTCTTGAACCGACTGGTTAGAGACCATGAAAGCATTGATCTGGAATGGTTAAGAGATGTCCCCCCTGATAAAGCAAA GGATTATCTTTTAAGCATACGGGGATTGGGGCTGAAAAGCGTGGAGTGTGTACGGCTTTTAACTCTTCACCATCTTGCTTTTCCA GTTGACACAAATGTTGGACGAATAGCAGTTAGGCTGGGATGGGTTCCTCTCCAACCACTGCCTGAGTCACTACAGTTGCACCTCCTAGAATT GTACCCAATACTGGAGTCAATTCAAAAATATCTCTGGCCAAGATTATGCAAACTTGATCAATATACATT GTATGAACTACATTATCAAATGATTACATTCGGAAAG GTGTTCTGCACAAAGAGTAAACCAAATTGCAATGCATGTCCAATGAGAGGGGAATGCAGGCACTTTGCAAGTGCTTTTGCAAG TGCAAGGTTCGCACTACCAGGACCTGAAGAGAGGAGTATAACAAGTTCAACTGCTCCAATGATCTCTGAGACAAACCCTACCAGGGCTGTGAATCAAATTCCATTACCTCCGCCAGTGCATAACTTGCTTAAAGTAGGGCCTAATGTTGGCAACAACGAACCTATCATTGAGGAGCCGGCAACACCAGAACCAGAGCACGCAGAAGGATCAGAGAGTGATATTGAAGATGCATGCTATGATGATCCTGATGAAATTCCCACAATAAAACTCAACATTGAAGAGTTCACAGCAAACCTACAGCATTACATGCAGGGCAATATGGAACTCCAAGAAGGGGACTTGTCAAAGGCTTTAGTAGCTTTGAATCCCAATGCTGCTTCTATCCCTACTCCAAAATTGAAGAATGTGAGCAGGCTACGAACAGAGCACTATGT ATATGAGCTTCCAGATAAACATCCTCTCTTGAAACAG ATGGAAAAGCGGGAACCTGATGATCCTAGCCCCTATCTTCTTGCAATATGGACACCAG GTGAAACTGCAAACTCAATTCAACCACCAGAACAAAGTTGTGGGTCCCAGGAACCAGGAAGACTGTGCAATGAGAAGACCTGCTTTGCTTGCAACAGTGTAAGAGAAGCTAACACTGAGACAGTCCGAGGAACCATCTTG ATACCTTGTAGAACTGCAATGAGAGGAAGCTTTCCCCTAAATGGGACTTATTTTCAAGTTAATGAG GTCTTTGCAGATCATGATTCAAGCCTCAATCCAGTCGACGTTCCAAGGGAATGGATTTGGAATTTACCAAGACGAACTGTATACTTTGGAACATCTGTATCATCAATATTCAAAG GACTTTCAACCGAGGGAATTCAATACTGTTTTTGGAAAG GATTTGTTTGCGTAAGGGGATTTGACCAAAAAACTCGAGCACCCCGGCCACTAATGGCCAGATTGCACTTTCCTGCCAGTAAGCTGGCCAAGATGAAGACTGAAAACAACAAATGA